One region of Rhodophyticola sp. CCM32 genomic DNA includes:
- a CDS encoding phosphotransferase enzyme family protein, producing MSSLTKTAHSTLGFWSLQLSGELIAHQEQPASVFEARSLAGTFFLRLSPLWWRSREAVACELAFLAHLHQHGCRVAQPVATKLGATSVEAEGHTAVLFEAASGHQPGQDDPDWKMRVLPDWGRTLALQHVAAQDFVPPVSSWRDDWRVEPVFAEGLARLQRNDPKAAKAADDILNTVENRADSFGPTGFIHADFAPQNYRYQRNTGLTVFDFDNCVRHWQAYDLAVAVSILMRSQEGEESIQRLVEGYQEIAPLPCARDALQELVKLRVLYVLCDRICAELRVETASSHVIAKAHSRLMALIPNK from the coding sequence ATGTCCTCACTCACGAAGACTGCCCATTCAACCCTTGGTTTTTGGTCTCTGCAACTCAGCGGCGAACTCATTGCCCACCAGGAACAACCGGCGTCCGTGTTTGAAGCGCGAAGTCTTGCAGGGACTTTTTTCCTTCGGCTTTCACCCCTTTGGTGGCGGAGCCGCGAAGCGGTGGCCTGTGAATTGGCGTTCTTGGCACACCTGCACCAACATGGATGCCGTGTGGCGCAACCTGTCGCGACAAAGCTTGGTGCAACAAGTGTCGAAGCCGAAGGCCATACAGCAGTTCTCTTTGAAGCGGCATCTGGCCATCAGCCCGGGCAAGATGACCCTGATTGGAAAATGCGCGTGCTCCCTGACTGGGGAAGAACCCTTGCGCTGCAACACGTAGCAGCGCAGGACTTCGTACCGCCTGTTTCAAGCTGGCGGGACGATTGGCGCGTGGAGCCTGTTTTTGCCGAGGGTCTTGCGCGGCTTCAGCGCAATGATCCCAAAGCTGCAAAGGCAGCCGATGACATCTTGAACACAGTAGAGAACCGCGCGGATTCCTTCGGCCCAACAGGTTTCATTCACGCGGATTTTGCACCTCAAAACTATCGCTACCAACGAAACACTGGCTTAACGGTTTTCGATTTCGACAATTGTGTCCGACACTGGCAAGCCTATGACCTCGCCGTAGCAGTCTCGATACTGATGCGTTCGCAGGAGGGCGAAGAGTCGATTCAACGGCTTGTCGAGGGTTACCAGGAAATCGCTCCGCTTCCCTGTGCGCGTGACGCGTTGCAAGAGCTGGTAAAACTCAGGGTACTTTACGTGTTGTGTGATCGTATCTGCGCAGAGTTGCGTGTTGAAACGGCCAGCAGCCATGTAATCGCGAAGGCCCATAGTCGCCTCATGGCACTCATTCCGAACAAGTGA
- a CDS encoding GNAT family N-acetyltransferase produces MGLEHSIAIESASQSDVCALLRAGHEQMDAMIPDRARQEFSVEAVSRDSVKLLVARIDGVAVGCCAIVLKEDHSELKKMYVSPNARRKGIADQLLVRSEQIVRENDIEIIKLESAAVLTAAHNLYARHGFSIGSAFGDHIEDPRSIFLEKQL; encoded by the coding sequence ATGGGTTTGGAACACTCCATTGCAATCGAAAGCGCCAGTCAGTCCGACGTCTGCGCACTCTTGCGGGCCGGGCATGAGCAGATGGATGCGATGATCCCTGATCGTGCACGGCAGGAATTTTCGGTCGAAGCTGTTTCACGCGACAGCGTTAAGCTATTGGTCGCCAGGATCGATGGCGTTGCTGTTGGATGCTGCGCAATTGTCCTGAAAGAAGATCATTCCGAACTCAAGAAAATGTACGTTTCCCCAAACGCACGCAGGAAAGGCATTGCAGATCAGTTGCTTGTACGCTCCGAGCAAATCGTCCGGGAGAACGACATAGAGATCATAAAGCTTGAGAGCGCTGCGGTGCTTACCGCAGCCCATAATCTCTATGCGCGCCATGGCTTTTCGATTGGGTCTGCGTTTGGCGATCATATCGAAGACCCAAGAAGCATCTTTCTGGAAAAGCAACTCTAG
- a CDS encoding LysR substrate-binding domain-containing protein, translated as MRTISLDMARTFAAICDTGSFRLAASRVNRSPSAVSLQVGKLEELLQCELLLRDARKVTLTEAGEQFLGSARRLLSLNDEMLSKFRGSTLSGHLRLAAPHDLGMSTIPALLRRFAVTHPNICVDVRLDACDDAQALFASGDAQVVFFSERNSKIHAARKLYTEELCWLQAAGGVAAQNTPLPIAVSEKGCSWRDAALAALDRDGIPYRVAYSSDTSPGQLAAVRADLAVAALPKTIVGKDVSLVSPKLGLPNIGSVTMFMAHDDSKNAAAFSAHVDAHLAEFPHHLS; from the coding sequence ATGCGGACGATCAGCCTCGACATGGCGCGGACGTTTGCAGCAATCTGTGACACGGGGAGTTTCCGTCTGGCCGCAAGCCGCGTCAATCGCTCGCCGTCTGCTGTCAGTTTGCAGGTCGGAAAACTCGAAGAACTCCTGCAATGTGAGCTTCTCCTCAGAGACGCCCGCAAGGTCACATTAACTGAAGCAGGTGAGCAGTTTTTAGGGTCTGCGCGTCGGCTTCTGAGCCTGAATGACGAAATGCTGTCAAAGTTTCGCGGATCGACCCTTTCTGGGCATCTGCGGCTCGCAGCTCCACATGATTTGGGAATGAGTACGATCCCCGCGCTTCTGAGACGATTTGCTGTGACGCACCCGAACATCTGTGTCGATGTCAGATTGGATGCCTGCGACGATGCGCAGGCACTTTTTGCATCAGGGGATGCGCAGGTCGTGTTTTTCAGTGAGCGGAACTCAAAAATACATGCCGCACGCAAGCTGTATACGGAAGAATTGTGCTGGTTGCAGGCAGCGGGTGGTGTGGCGGCGCAGAACACGCCTCTGCCCATAGCTGTTTCGGAAAAGGGGTGTTCGTGGCGGGATGCGGCGCTTGCTGCGTTGGACCGGGATGGAATTCCGTATCGGGTTGCCTATTCAAGCGACACCTCCCCCGGTCAACTCGCTGCTGTTCGCGCTGATTTGGCCGTCGCAGCTTTGCCAAAAACCATCGTAGGGAAAGATGTATCCCTTGTTTCCCCAAAGCTTGGTTTACCCAATATCGGAAGTGTGACGATGTTCATGGCGCACGACGACAGCAAGAATGCAGCGGCTTTCTCGGCGCATGTTGATGCGCATTTGGCAGAGTTTCCGCATCACTTGTCATAA
- a CDS encoding DMT family transporter, producing MTASTKSLMSGLFWGAIAVAVLSGSLVMLRLGVKTSLTPFDLAALRFGVASLLLCGVIWQRGWALEKLGVLGVVALITCNGAPYIMVLSFGFEFAPASDAGAINPGLMAVFVGILGWIVLGETMRPAKVAGILAVLAGTALFTDLLSFRQASIGHLVFATTGGMWASYVIIVRKTNVPALHATAIVAVGSALSFLPVYFILCGGQILQAPMRDIAAQAVYQGALTGALAVFAFTKSTEYLGASAGAALTALIPIVTLVMGAAFLGETVDGWKIIACALVGLGVFLALFAQRPSVVNQKPELVEQHSTRRRWFPRKSNA from the coding sequence ATGACTGCATCAACGAAAAGCCTTATGTCGGGCCTCTTTTGGGGCGCGATTGCGGTCGCAGTATTGTCCGGGTCGCTCGTCATGTTGCGGCTTGGCGTCAAGACGTCCCTCACGCCCTTCGACCTTGCTGCACTTCGTTTTGGCGTCGCGTCCTTGTTGTTGTGCGGTGTCATCTGGCAGCGCGGGTGGGCACTGGAAAAGCTTGGCGTGCTGGGTGTTGTGGCCCTCATCACCTGCAATGGTGCACCATATATCATGGTGCTGTCGTTCGGTTTTGAGTTCGCGCCAGCTTCGGATGCCGGGGCGATCAATCCCGGTCTTATGGCTGTATTCGTTGGCATCCTCGGCTGGATCGTTTTGGGAGAAACCATGCGTCCTGCCAAAGTCGCTGGCATACTGGCCGTCCTGGCAGGGACCGCGCTTTTTACGGACCTGTTGTCATTCCGACAGGCCTCTATCGGGCACCTTGTTTTCGCAACAACCGGAGGGATGTGGGCCAGCTATGTGATCATCGTGCGCAAAACCAATGTTCCGGCCCTACACGCAACCGCCATTGTTGCCGTTGGATCAGCTCTGTCATTCCTGCCGGTGTATTTCATCCTATGCGGCGGACAGATATTGCAGGCCCCGATGCGCGACATAGCAGCTCAAGCGGTCTACCAAGGTGCTCTGACAGGTGCTTTGGCGGTGTTCGCCTTCACGAAATCAACCGAATATCTGGGGGCCTCTGCAGGGGCGGCTTTGACAGCGCTTATTCCAATCGTCACGCTGGTCATGGGCGCTGCTTTTCTCGGAGAGACAGTTGATGGGTGGAAAATCATCGCCTGTGCTCTTGTCGGGCTTGGCGTGTTTCTGGCGCTATTCGCCCAACGTCCATCCGTCGTAAACCAAAAGCCCGAACTGGTTGAGCAACACTCAACACGGCGGCGATGGTTCCCCAGAAAGTCGAACGCATAA
- a CDS encoding DMT family transporter — protein sequence MTDEATNNSQLLKTALLVLLGLLWSLRLSAIKAAGLSGIPVYIVVMFSALGIALFFSVFALLRRDWPPVDRPALGFYGLSGLLGFLAPFALETAVGPHLPVFVFVVIIATMPLFTFVVSALIGQERLRPAPMIAISLGFAGAVTILWDISRDAHSVEVGAWWILAAFGVPLLYALNTVFIASRWPTHASPVNVAQAQALIVSVAALLGGTVSGATDAWPLVALNVPAMLMIVLGEGLALVVYLRITRDYGATYVSFANYASIVFAALIGAVWFGDRLTAVTLGAALAIIGSVVIYQRYGGKPGKAATTRCADG from the coding sequence ATGACAGACGAGGCCACCAATAACAGCCAATTGCTGAAAACCGCGCTGCTTGTTTTGTTGGGCTTGCTTTGGAGCCTGCGCTTGTCTGCAATCAAAGCCGCAGGTCTATCGGGTATTCCGGTGTACATCGTCGTGATGTTTTCCGCACTTGGTATCGCGCTGTTCTTCTCCGTTTTCGCCCTGCTCCGCCGTGACTGGCCGCCCGTAGATCGGCCCGCCCTTGGGTTCTACGGCTTAAGCGGATTGCTCGGCTTTCTCGCTCCATTTGCACTGGAAACTGCTGTTGGCCCTCATCTGCCTGTTTTTGTGTTTGTGGTCATCATCGCAACGATGCCCCTTTTTACTTTTGTTGTGTCAGCACTGATCGGGCAGGAAAGACTGCGCCCGGCCCCGATGATCGCGATCAGTCTGGGCTTCGCTGGCGCGGTCACAATCCTTTGGGATATCTCGCGCGACGCGCATTCAGTTGAAGTCGGCGCATGGTGGATTCTGGCGGCTTTTGGTGTGCCGCTGCTTTATGCCCTAAATACGGTCTTCATCGCTTCACGGTGGCCGACCCATGCAAGCCCGGTCAACGTTGCACAGGCACAGGCACTCATCGTGTCCGTAGCAGCACTTTTGGGTGGTACGGTGTCTGGTGCAACGGATGCATGGCCACTGGTCGCCCTGAACGTCCCGGCGATGCTGATGATCGTACTCGGTGAAGGTCTCGCGCTCGTTGTTTATCTGCGGATTACGCGCGACTACGGGGCCACCTATGTGTCATTTGCAAACTATGCCTCAATTGTTTTTGCAGCCCTAATTGGGGCTGTCTGGTTTGGAGATCGGCTGACTGCGGTCACTTTAGGGGCAGCATTGGCAATCATCGGCTCGGTGGTGATCTATCAGCGCTATGGCGGCAAGCCGGGCAAGGCGGCAACTACCAGGTGCGCTGATGGTTGA
- a CDS encoding MATE family efflux transporter → MVEPRTIDRAGVMREWQENRPRLLKSGARQASSPAFVRMFLWTALPITAQALMASSRTVFDVFMTSSLGPEEVAVVGYGSRIVFILILLVLGICNGAGVVVAQFYGGGSKDRAKYAVGTTVLLSFAVSLVGLALIVLLAGPLAAWSSDDPAIQHLTLSYLLPASFMVLPFSVGFAIAVGLRSVGRPSLATWASMIGLTSNVVLNYSLIFGNFGAPALGVTGAAYASALSFAIEAVIVGICAVWFYDRDLFSPRRLAQYLSADTVRKTLRIGLPIAFGSVVWAIGIFAYSIVSAMAGTVPLAVMALVTPVESMAIAVLIGLSSTTNVIVGQALGRADFRRATIDAIALVLWTVIASLAMSLLLLALKPALMMVYGGAGIEVLTVADDVFAVLAAVFIFRSLNVTMVVGVLRAGGDTTSPIVMDLASQWLVAIPLSYVCAIILGLPFPWVFLAFNSEEMARQVMALIRLRQFRWLIQIKPDG, encoded by the coding sequence ATGGTTGAACCCCGCACTATCGACCGGGCTGGCGTCATGCGCGAATGGCAAGAAAATCGACCGAGGTTGCTAAAGAGTGGCGCACGGCAGGCAAGCTCCCCCGCCTTTGTGCGGATGTTTCTCTGGACGGCGCTACCGATCACAGCGCAGGCGCTTATGGCATCATCGCGCACGGTCTTTGATGTGTTCATGACATCAAGTCTGGGTCCAGAAGAGGTCGCGGTCGTTGGTTACGGCAGCCGGATCGTCTTTATTCTGATCCTCCTCGTCCTCGGGATTTGCAATGGCGCCGGGGTTGTTGTCGCACAGTTCTACGGAGGCGGATCGAAGGACCGTGCAAAATACGCGGTCGGGACGACCGTGCTTTTGTCATTCGCCGTCTCGCTTGTTGGCCTTGCTTTGATCGTGCTGTTGGCTGGCCCCCTCGCGGCGTGGTCCAGTGATGACCCCGCAATACAACACCTCACACTCAGCTATCTTCTCCCGGCCAGTTTCATGGTGCTGCCGTTCTCAGTCGGCTTCGCCATTGCTGTCGGTCTGCGCAGCGTGGGTCGTCCTAGCCTTGCGACGTGGGCTTCAATGATCGGCCTCACCAGCAATGTCGTTCTCAACTATTCGTTGATCTTCGGAAATTTCGGTGCCCCTGCCTTGGGTGTCACGGGCGCTGCCTACGCATCAGCGCTCAGCTTTGCCATTGAAGCTGTGATCGTCGGCATTTGCGCTGTCTGGTTCTACGACCGTGATCTGTTCTCGCCACGTCGTCTCGCGCAGTATCTAAGCGCCGACACCGTTCGAAAAACGCTCCGCATCGGGCTGCCGATCGCATTTGGTTCGGTTGTTTGGGCTATCGGAATCTTCGCCTACAGCATCGTTTCCGCGATGGCGGGCACTGTGCCGTTGGCGGTGATGGCACTTGTGACGCCGGTTGAATCAATGGCCATTGCCGTCCTGATCGGACTTTCATCCACTACCAATGTTATTGTCGGGCAGGCCCTTGGCAGAGCTGATTTTCGCCGCGCAACTATTGATGCCATTGCGCTTGTTCTCTGGACCGTCATTGCATCACTGGCAATGAGCCTGCTCTTGCTGGCGCTGAAACCCGCACTGATGATGGTCTACGGCGGGGCGGGCATCGAAGTGCTTACTGTCGCGGATGATGTTTTTGCCGTTCTGGCAGCAGTCTTCATTTTCCGCTCGCTGAATGTGACAATGGTCGTGGGCGTCTTGCGCGCCGGTGGTGACACGACATCGCCCATCGTGATGGACCTTGCATCCCAATGGCTTGTTGCGATTCCGCTGTCTTATGTGTGTGCCATTATTCTCGGGTTGCCCTTCCCGTGGGTTTTTCTCGCGTTCAACAGCGAAGAAATGGCAAGGCAGGTGATGGCTCTGATCAGGTTACGCCAGTTCAGGTGGCTCATACAGATCAAGCCAGACGGGTAG
- a CDS encoding YdhR family protein — translation MITEIVTFDLPKGISRADTMDKYRQTAPAWSQNTDLIRKHYFFDEAQSLGGGVYIWKTMQAAEKWHGEEYMQRIRDLYGSEVTMKRFDTLLVVDNVSGEVFELELDS, via the coding sequence ATGATAACGGAAATTGTCACATTCGACTTGCCCAAGGGCATCTCGCGCGCTGATACGATGGACAAATATCGACAAACCGCCCCCGCATGGTCCCAAAACACCGACCTCATAAGAAAGCACTACTTCTTCGATGAAGCGCAATCGTTAGGTGGCGGTGTCTACATTTGGAAGACCATGCAAGCTGCCGAGAAGTGGCATGGCGAAGAGTACATGCAGAGGATCAGAGACCTTTACGGTTCAGAAGTCACGATGAAGCGTTTCGATACCCTGCTGGTCGTGGACAATGTCAGTGGTGAGGTCTTCGAGCTTGAGCTCGACAGTTAG
- a CDS encoding sulfite exporter TauE/SafE family protein: protein MDQSFAFYAVAVLAIMLTGMSKSGFGGGLGVMAVPLMSLFVTPHFAAAVMMPILLAMDLLIVWRYRSTWDRRLIFGLLPAAFVGLALGSVSFHYLDATTIKFLVGLLAAFFVVQFVASRRVDLSDQRTPLPVVFALGTLSGFASFIAHAGGPPVKGYLLRQQLEKSWFVGTNTVFFFALNFLKTIAYGAFGTLSVTSLQVSAVLSPMLLLGVFLGFRLHTVVDQRFFVNVVYGFLALTATKLLYDSGATFPF, encoded by the coding sequence ATGGATCAATCATTCGCATTTTACGCCGTCGCCGTCTTGGCCATCATGCTGACGGGCATGTCCAAGAGCGGTTTTGGAGGCGGACTGGGCGTGATGGCGGTTCCGTTGATGTCGCTTTTTGTGACACCTCATTTCGCAGCTGCGGTCATGATGCCGATCTTGCTGGCGATGGACCTATTGATTGTCTGGCGCTACCGCTCCACTTGGGATCGCAGACTCATCTTTGGTTTGTTGCCGGCGGCCTTTGTTGGACTGGCACTTGGAAGTGTGTCGTTCCACTACTTGGACGCGACGACGATAAAGTTCCTGGTGGGGCTTCTCGCGGCGTTCTTTGTAGTGCAATTTGTGGCCTCGCGTCGGGTCGATCTCTCAGACCAAAGAACGCCACTTCCGGTTGTTTTTGCACTTGGGACGCTTTCAGGATTTGCCAGCTTTATCGCTCATGCGGGTGGCCCGCCGGTGAAGGGCTACCTCTTGCGACAGCAGCTCGAAAAGTCCTGGTTCGTGGGGACCAACACCGTTTTCTTCTTTGCACTCAACTTTTTGAAGACCATCGCCTATGGGGCCTTTGGAACGCTGTCAGTGACGAGCTTGCAGGTCAGCGCCGTCCTATCCCCCATGCTTTTGCTCGGTGTCTTCCTGGGCTTTCGGCTTCACACTGTCGTGGATCAGAGGTTCTTTGTGAATGTCGTATATGGTTTTCTGGCGCTCACCGCTACGAAACTTCTCTATGATAGCGGAGCAACTTTTCCTTTCTGA
- a CDS encoding LysR family transcriptional regulator, with protein sequence MEILFDLKELRTFALLAETLSFTDVALRLNTVQSAVSAQINKLEAGLGQQLVSRGRGKKVALTPDGEVFLVYVKRILALTEEAVEAVQTVNARQVLRLGTTVTLAMSLVAETLNAFAKLRPDIQIQIQCDRSDRLLQRLEEGDIDVAFMMDQGRHSLRAFVLSVELAWVASPTFEMPDESPIPLAFLSDGRDLRRYALRALDAAGMKGRVSHLSPHPVGVRTLVQAGLALSVMPSQTIVPPLVPADPSLGLPQLASIALAAYKAPHDPSGCQGLLIEELSCAARHTR encoded by the coding sequence ATGGAGATTTTATTCGACCTCAAAGAACTACGAACGTTCGCCCTGCTGGCTGAAACGCTGAGCTTCACGGATGTTGCATTACGACTAAATACCGTCCAATCCGCAGTCAGCGCGCAGATCAACAAACTCGAAGCTGGCCTTGGGCAGCAACTCGTTTCTCGGGGACGGGGCAAGAAGGTTGCGCTGACACCAGATGGAGAAGTCTTTCTGGTCTACGTTAAGCGTATCCTTGCTCTCACTGAGGAAGCGGTGGAGGCCGTACAAACAGTCAATGCGCGACAGGTCTTGAGGCTCGGAACCACCGTGACACTTGCCATGTCACTTGTGGCAGAGACCTTGAACGCTTTTGCTAAGCTGCGACCCGACATCCAAATTCAAATCCAATGCGACCGTAGTGATCGGCTTCTGCAGCGTCTTGAGGAGGGGGATATCGACGTCGCCTTCATGATGGATCAGGGCCGCCACAGCTTACGCGCGTTCGTACTGTCTGTGGAATTGGCATGGGTTGCGTCGCCCACCTTTGAAATGCCCGATGAGAGTCCAATCCCTTTGGCTTTTTTGTCGGATGGTCGAGACCTCAGACGCTACGCATTACGAGCCTTGGATGCCGCAGGAATGAAAGGGCGCGTGTCCCATCTCAGCCCACATCCCGTAGGGGTCAGAACACTTGTTCAGGCCGGTCTCGCTCTTTCTGTGATGCCGTCACAAACGATTGTGCCGCCCTTGGTTCCTGCCGATCCGTCCTTGGGATTGCCACAACTCGCGTCCATTGCCCTGGCAGCGTATAAGGCACCACATGACCCTAGCGGTTGCCAAGGCTTGTTGATTGAAGAACTTTCTTGCGCAGCACGACATACCCGATAG
- a CDS encoding bifunctional helix-turn-helix transcriptional regulator/GNAT family N-acetyltransferase yields MNKDDITRVRNFGRSVAVEVGALEDSFLNRGRPLGSARVLNAIGLGYENVADLRAFLKLDTGLLSRLLRGLEAEDLIDTIPNPDDRRSRITHLTAKGKTEFEIYERLSDERAAKILDRHKEARRLLEAMDIVTIALSRDDIVFEEVDYASDIATICLNAFAAELSKRLNLEFDLKKSGDPELSQMKHPHGTFVVARLGDMPVGCVGVKGRGSSSAEIKRMWIAPVARGLGLARRMMSAAEEAAYAMGIRKLRLDTNNTLFEAVGLYRNMGWVEIDRFNDDPYPDLFFEKHLSNP; encoded by the coding sequence ATGAACAAAGACGACATCACCCGTGTTCGAAACTTTGGCCGTTCGGTAGCCGTAGAGGTTGGCGCGCTGGAAGATTCTTTCCTAAACCGAGGTCGTCCGCTTGGTTCGGCCCGGGTTCTGAATGCGATAGGCCTTGGATATGAAAATGTCGCGGATCTACGTGCCTTTCTGAAGCTGGATACGGGGCTCTTGAGCCGGTTGCTACGCGGGTTGGAAGCAGAAGATCTGATCGACACAATACCAAATCCAGACGACCGCCGGAGTCGCATTACACACCTTACCGCCAAAGGAAAAACAGAGTTCGAGATTTACGAACGGCTTTCGGATGAGCGGGCCGCCAAAATCCTCGACCGACACAAAGAAGCGCGGCGGTTGCTAGAGGCGATGGATATCGTGACTATCGCGCTATCCCGCGATGACATCGTCTTTGAAGAAGTAGACTACGCGTCAGATATCGCTACGATATGCCTGAACGCATTTGCGGCAGAACTCAGCAAAAGACTGAATCTGGAATTTGACCTCAAGAAGTCAGGCGATCCAGAACTCTCACAAATGAAGCACCCGCATGGCACCTTTGTCGTCGCGCGGCTTGGCGACATGCCGGTCGGATGTGTTGGCGTGAAGGGCCGCGGCAGTTCAAGTGCTGAAATAAAGAGGATGTGGATCGCTCCTGTTGCGCGGGGATTGGGGTTAGCGCGCCGCATGATGTCTGCGGCTGAAGAGGCAGCATATGCAATGGGTATCAGGAAACTTAGATTGGACACAAACAACACCTTGTTTGAAGCTGTGGGTCTGTACCGCAACATGGGCTGGGTCGAGATTGATCGGTTCAACGATGACCCTTACCCCGACCTGTTTTTCGAAAAACACTTGTCCAACCCATGA
- a CDS encoding VOC family protein, giving the protein MDDPFDRPAIRTGLFYQSPEQSMAWLEAAFGLTRSMDVRCKSGNLVHAEMRFGACTIVIDAEWPDVVLSPISLGGATTQIVYVHIEEGLDAHFAKAREHGAFILSEPEDQYYGDRLYRAKDPEGHIWTFSQAVRQVDRAEAERLGGVEILGWHDD; this is encoded by the coding sequence TTGGATGATCCATTTGATAGGCCCGCGATAAGAACCGGCCTGTTCTATCAAAGTCCAGAGCAATCCATGGCATGGCTGGAAGCAGCCTTTGGACTCACTAGATCAATGGATGTCCGGTGCAAATCTGGGAACCTTGTTCATGCGGAAATGCGATTTGGAGCGTGCACCATCGTTATCGATGCAGAGTGGCCTGACGTCGTCTTAAGTCCAATTTCATTAGGCGGCGCTACTACCCAAATTGTCTATGTACATATTGAGGAAGGATTGGATGCGCATTTTGCAAAAGCGCGCGAGCATGGGGCCTTCATCCTGTCTGAACCCGAAGATCAATACTACGGTGATCGCCTTTATCGCGCCAAAGATCCTGAAGGCCACATATGGACGTTCTCGCAAGCGGTACGGCAAGTGGACCGCGCCGAGGCTGAGCGCCTTGGAGGTGTCGAGATCCTTGGATGGCACGATGATTGA
- a CDS encoding aspartate/glutamate racemase family protein: MKQKTIGLLGGCSNVATAEYYRFLNEAVNTRLGGWEIAETLIAGMNFGNIEAFVRTGDWDGLGRYMKTKIDGLVAGGADVILCVSNTLHKPLEDLMDRGGVPMIHIADPTGVAMSAAGLSKVAIFGTKPVMEMSYLKDQFQHRFEVQAIAPTEEEQCDIDQIIFDELVKNKLKDTSKARYLEIADRMRREEDAEGLILGCTEIFLLIDQDDRPDFPMFNTARLHCEAAVDFALS, translated from the coding sequence TTGAAACAGAAAACAATCGGGCTTCTTGGAGGATGCTCGAACGTCGCTACGGCTGAATACTATCGGTTTCTCAATGAGGCGGTGAACACGCGGCTTGGCGGATGGGAGATTGCCGAGACTCTGATCGCAGGCATGAACTTCGGGAACATCGAGGCCTTTGTGAGGACTGGCGATTGGGATGGCCTCGGTCGTTACATGAAGACGAAGATAGACGGGTTGGTCGCAGGCGGTGCCGATGTCATTCTTTGTGTTTCGAACACATTACACAAACCACTTGAAGACCTGATGGACCGGGGGGGCGTTCCAATGATCCACATTGCCGATCCCACAGGGGTGGCAATGAGCGCTGCTGGCCTTAGCAAAGTCGCCATCTTTGGCACCAAGCCAGTGATGGAGATGTCCTATCTAAAGGATCAGTTTCAGCACCGTTTTGAGGTTCAGGCGATTGCACCAACCGAAGAAGAACAATGTGATATCGACCAGATCATTTTCGACGAGCTCGTGAAAAATAAGCTGAAGGACACCTCAAAGGCCCGCTACCTCGAAATTGCTGATCGAATGCGCCGCGAGGAAGACGCAGAGGGTCTTATCCTTGGCTGTACGGAAATTTTCCTTCTGATCGACCAAGATGATCGCCCGGATTTCCCGATGTTCAACACCGCGCGACTGCATTGCGAAGCTGCTGTGGATTTCGCCCTTTCGTGA